The following are encoded together in the Bacillus cereus group sp. RP43 genome:
- a CDS encoding S-adenosylmethionine decarboxylase related protein → MEQFPNSFSITLLGSAGGAAKAVLAILNQAVVNEKDPIYEVIKNVNFHLVDIKQKDKSYYDELFPNLKEQFFLYEINLQDVVKFKQHLKEKRTKVVIDVSGADTIRVLSCCNDLGICYINSALENEAVDQDDSLLGFQLTERYMRFEKEKETFTNTRAIIGSGMNPGVVQWMVVELMKERPNEKPRACYIVEHDNSFLNDKELIKPHTLYASWAVERFLDEAIWSYPMYMSHHRSLYFYEDVYASEYKVKLGAKEFYGCLMPHEEVLILGKTFNMEVGFLYRINEYTTNLIRQNLDKVEDLWNWNRKVFNPAEEEITGEDLVGVLLVYENSETYMYNVMNSSQVFQKYKTNATYFQVGCGIYAGLCSLLLDTFGQGAYYVEELLLNTESKYGEYLNLYMKDFVIGHNNFTDGLLHDRVRWL, encoded by the coding sequence GTGGAGCAGTTTCCAAATTCGTTTTCGATTACGTTGCTTGGCAGTGCTGGTGGAGCAGCAAAAGCAGTGTTAGCAATTTTGAATCAAGCGGTAGTAAATGAAAAAGATCCAATTTATGAAGTGATAAAGAATGTAAACTTCCATTTAGTGGATATAAAACAAAAAGATAAAAGTTATTATGATGAGTTATTTCCAAATCTGAAAGAGCAATTTTTTTTATATGAAATAAACCTTCAAGATGTAGTCAAATTTAAACAACATTTAAAGGAAAAAAGAACGAAGGTTGTTATTGATGTTTCAGGTGCAGATACGATTAGGGTACTGAGTTGTTGTAATGACCTTGGCATTTGTTATATTAATTCGGCTTTGGAAAATGAGGCAGTAGATCAAGATGATAGTTTACTTGGTTTTCAGCTTACGGAAAGGTATATGAGGTTTGAAAAGGAGAAAGAAACATTTACAAATACAAGAGCGATTATAGGATCAGGTATGAATCCGGGTGTTGTTCAATGGATGGTTGTTGAGCTTATGAAAGAACGTCCAAATGAAAAGCCAAGAGCATGTTATATTGTAGAACATGACAATTCATTTTTGAATGATAAAGAGCTTATAAAACCTCATACACTTTATGCATCATGGGCAGTTGAGCGTTTTCTTGATGAAGCGATATGGAGTTATCCTATGTATATGAGTCATCATCGTTCACTTTATTTTTATGAGGATGTATATGCTTCAGAGTATAAAGTGAAGTTAGGAGCAAAAGAATTTTATGGTTGCTTAATGCCGCATGAGGAAGTCTTAATTTTAGGGAAAACTTTTAATATGGAAGTTGGTTTTCTTTATCGGATTAATGAATATACAACAAATTTAATTAGACAGAACTTAGATAAAGTAGAAGATTTATGGAATTGGAATCGTAAAGTATTTAATCCTGCAGAAGAAGAGATTACGGGAGAGGACTTAGTTGGTGTGTTACTCGTATATGAAAATAGCGAGACCTACATGTATAATGTAATGAATAGTAGCCAAGTTTTTCAAAAGTATAAAACAAATGCAACTTACTTCCAAGTAGGATGTGGGATTTATGCGGGCTTGTGTAGTTTACTTTTAGATACCTTTGGACAAGGTGCTTATTATGTAGAAGAATTATTATTAAATACTGAAAGTAAGTATGGGGAATATTTAAATTTATATATGAAGGATTTTGTAATAGGGCATAATAATTTTACAGATGGATTGCTACATGATAGGGTAAGGTGGTTATAA
- a CDS encoding iron-hydroxamate ABC transporter substrate-binding protein, whose protein sequence is MKKFFISLTVLFVLVMSACSNGSTDKKNDAKGKKSETITYQSENGKVEVPANPQRVVVLSSFAGNVMSLGVNLVGVDSWSKQNPRFDSKLKNVAEVSDENVEKIAELNPDLIIGLSNIKNVDKLKKIAPTVTYTYGKVDYLTQHLEIGKLLNKEKEAKTWVDDFKKRAQTAGKDIKAKIGEDATVSVVENFNKQLYVYGENWGRGTEILYQEMKLKMPEKVKEKALKEGYYALSTEVLPEFAGDYLIVSKNKDTDNSFQETESYKNIPAVKNNRVYEANMMEFYFNDPLTLDFQLDFFKKSFLGQ, encoded by the coding sequence ATGAAAAAATTTTTCATTTCACTAACAGTTCTGTTCGTCCTTGTTATGAGTGCTTGTAGCAATGGTTCAACAGACAAGAAGAACGACGCAAAAGGTAAAAAATCAGAAACAATTACATACCAATCAGAAAATGGTAAAGTAGAAGTTCCAGCAAATCCACAGCGTGTTGTTGTCCTATCATCATTCGCTGGTAACGTAATGTCATTAGGTGTAAACCTTGTTGGGGTAGATTCATGGTCTAAACAAAACCCACGTTTCGATAGCAAACTTAAAAATGTCGCTGAAGTATCAGATGAGAATGTTGAAAAGATTGCAGAATTAAATCCAGATTTAATCATTGGTTTATCAAATATTAAAAATGTTGATAAGTTAAAGAAAATCGCTCCTACTGTAACATACACTTACGGAAAAGTTGACTACTTAACACAACACTTAGAAATCGGTAAATTATTAAATAAAGAAAAAGAAGCAAAAACTTGGGTTGATGATTTCAAGAAACGCGCACAAACAGCTGGAAAAGACATTAAAGCGAAGATCGGTGAAGATGCAACAGTTTCTGTTGTTGAAAACTTCAACAAACAGCTTTATGTATACGGCGAAAACTGGGGCCGTGGAACAGAAATTCTTTACCAAGAAATGAAATTAAAAATGCCTGAAAAAGTAAAAGAAAAAGCTTTAAAAGAAGGATACTACGCATTATCTACTGAGGTATTACCTGAGTTCGCTGGTGATTACTTAATCGTAAGTAAAAACAAAGATACTGATAACTCATTCCAAGAGACAGAATCATATAAAAACATTCCAGCAGTAAAAAATAATCGTGTATATGAAGCAAACATGATGGAATTCTATTTCAATGATCCACTTACATTAGATTTCCAACTAGACTTCTTCAAGAAGAGCTTTCTTGGTCAATAA
- a CDS encoding NAD(P)/FAD-dependent oxidoreductase, translating to MNQEELFDVTVIGGGPAGLYSAFYSGLREMKTKIIEFQPQLGGKIHVYPEKMIWDIGGLLPVTGEKLIEQLVQQGLTFHPEVVLNTKIESIIRNQDGIFTLKTSSGEEHFSKTVIVATGSGILNPQKLSIEGAERFEVSNLNYTVKSLKRFKDKTVIISGGGNSAIDWANELEPIAKKVYLTYRKEELSGHEAQVKQLMNSSAECFFNTSITKLIAGDNHEAIEHVELTNHETGEVSHLSVEEVIINHGYERDITLLENSELDVAIVDNYYIAGNANSESSVDGLYAAGDILKHDGKLHLIAGAFQDAGNAVNKAKQFIQPDASEYGMVSSHNEVFKKRNRELIKQMMN from the coding sequence ATGAATCAAGAAGAATTGTTTGATGTAACCGTGATAGGCGGAGGACCTGCAGGACTTTATTCAGCGTTTTATAGTGGACTAAGAGAGATGAAAACGAAAATAATAGAGTTTCAACCACAGTTAGGTGGTAAAATACATGTTTATCCGGAGAAAATGATTTGGGATATTGGCGGATTATTACCAGTTACTGGTGAGAAATTAATTGAGCAACTTGTACAACAAGGATTAACATTTCATCCTGAAGTTGTATTGAATACAAAAATAGAATCAATTATTCGTAATCAGGATGGCATTTTTACGTTGAAAACAAGTTCTGGGGAAGAACATTTTTCAAAAACAGTAATCGTTGCAACTGGGAGTGGTATATTGAATCCACAAAAGTTATCAATTGAAGGTGCGGAGAGATTCGAAGTCTCTAATTTAAATTATACAGTTAAATCGTTAAAACGTTTCAAAGATAAAACGGTAATTATTTCAGGCGGAGGGAACTCTGCAATTGATTGGGCGAACGAATTAGAACCAATCGCGAAAAAAGTTTATTTAACATATAGAAAAGAAGAATTATCTGGTCATGAAGCACAAGTAAAACAACTTATGAATAGTTCGGCAGAATGTTTCTTTAATACATCGATTACAAAATTAATTGCCGGTGATAACCATGAAGCGATTGAACATGTAGAATTAACAAATCATGAAACTGGAGAGGTTTCTCATTTATCTGTTGAAGAAGTTATTATTAATCATGGATATGAACGTGACATTACATTATTGGAAAATAGTGAGCTAGATGTCGCTATTGTTGATAATTATTATATTGCAGGGAATGCAAATAGTGAGTCCTCGGTAGACGGATTATATGCCGCTGGAGATATTTTGAAGCATGACGGAAAACTACATTTAATTGCAGGAGCGTTCCAAGATGCTGGAAATGCTGTGAATAAAGCGAAACAATTTATTCAACCAGATGCAAGTGAGTACGGAATGGTTTCTTCGCATAATGAAGTATTTAAGAAGAGAAATCGAGAATTGATAAAGCAGATGATGAATTAA
- a CDS encoding iron ABC transporter permease: MKRKDVKLMKKEQDNLRSNAFTYKLILSIIAFFLIFMVAMVLGAADTSIKDVWLALTSSAKGDKISIIREIRLPREVAAIFVGAGLAVSGAIMQGLTRNPLADPGLLGLTGGANAALALTLAFNPSISYLYLTLACFIGAAIGAIMVFGIGMVKKGGLSPLRIVLAGAAVSAFLLAISEGVGIYFKISQDVSLWTAGGVIGTTWSQLKIIIPVISVSIFLAILLARKLTVLSFSEEVAVGLGQKIIVIKTILFIIIILLAGASVALVGNMAFIGLMIPHMVRPIVGPDYRFVIPMSAIAGASFMLLADTIGRTINAPYETPVAAIVAIVGLPFFLFIVRKGGRTFS; the protein is encoded by the coding sequence ATGAAAAGAAAAGATGTGAAACTAATGAAAAAAGAGCAAGACAACCTACGTTCCAACGCTTTTACATACAAACTAATTTTGAGCATAATTGCATTCTTTCTTATTTTTATGGTTGCAATGGTATTAGGTGCTGCTGATACTTCTATAAAAGACGTATGGTTAGCACTCACTTCCTCCGCTAAAGGAGACAAAATATCTATTATTCGCGAAATACGTTTACCACGTGAAGTTGCTGCTATTTTTGTAGGAGCTGGACTTGCTGTTTCTGGGGCGATTATGCAAGGATTAACACGTAACCCTCTTGCTGATCCTGGATTACTAGGCTTAACTGGTGGCGCAAATGCTGCACTTGCACTAACACTTGCTTTCAACCCTTCAATAAGCTATCTTTACTTAACACTAGCTTGCTTTATCGGTGCTGCAATTGGCGCTATTATGGTATTTGGAATTGGCATGGTGAAAAAGGGCGGACTTTCCCCTCTTCGAATTGTATTAGCTGGTGCTGCAGTTTCAGCATTTCTACTCGCAATTTCAGAAGGAGTCGGCATTTACTTCAAAATTTCACAAGATGTATCACTTTGGACTGCCGGGGGAGTAATTGGAACTACTTGGAGCCAATTAAAAATTATTATTCCAGTTATTTCAGTAAGTATATTTCTCGCTATCTTACTTGCGAGAAAATTGACAGTCCTTAGTTTCAGTGAAGAAGTTGCTGTTGGACTCGGTCAAAAGATTATCGTCATTAAAACAATTTTATTTATCATTATTATCTTGCTTGCAGGTGCTTCTGTAGCGCTTGTCGGAAACATGGCATTTATCGGCTTAATGATACCTCATATGGTTCGTCCAATCGTTGGACCAGATTACCGTTTTGTTATACCGATGTCAGCAATCGCTGGTGCTTCCTTTATGCTGCTCGCAGATACAATCGGACGTACAATTAACGCTCCGTATGAAACACCAGTTGCTGCAATCGTCGCAATTGTAGGATTACCATTCTTCCTATTTATTGTACGTAAAGGAGGAAGAACTTTCTCATGA
- a CDS encoding DUF2642 domain-containing protein, translating to MNELNKNIGENIYVKLIGEKRFRGILIDVGNDIVVLYNGQDYVYISLYHIQYYRFLREYDEEILKPDVDSVIKRESPSISLRKVLSTSKGIFTEIYVAGNAPIHGYVTSVMNDYIVFYSPVYKTVYISLKHLKWLIPYKENQVPYSLNKNELPVNPLNITLARTFEEQLIKMSGKIMVFDLGEESNKIGKMAKIDEGHIEILKARDAKMYVNIQHVKSVHCP from the coding sequence ATGAATGAGTTAAACAAGAACATTGGGGAAAATATATACGTTAAATTAATCGGTGAAAAAAGGTTTAGAGGTATATTAATTGATGTAGGGAATGATATTGTTGTTCTATACAATGGACAAGACTATGTATATATATCTTTATACCATATCCAATATTATAGATTTTTAAGAGAGTATGATGAAGAAATATTGAAACCAGATGTGGATTCTGTAATTAAGAGGGAATCACCTTCAATTTCTTTGAGAAAAGTATTAAGCACCTCTAAAGGGATTTTTACAGAAATTTATGTGGCAGGAAATGCCCCGATACATGGTTATGTTACAAGTGTAATGAACGATTATATTGTTTTTTATAGCCCGGTTTATAAAACGGTATATATATCTTTAAAGCATTTGAAATGGTTAATTCCCTATAAAGAGAACCAAGTACCTTATTCCCTCAATAAAAATGAACTCCCCGTAAATCCATTAAATATTACTTTAGCTAGAACGTTCGAAGAACAGCTTATTAAAATGTCTGGGAAAATTATGGTGTTTGATTTAGGTGAAGAATCTAACAAAATCGGAAAGATGGCGAAAATTGATGAAGGGCATATTGAAATATTAAAAGCCCGTGACGCAAAAATGTATGTGAATATTCAACATGTGAAATCGGTCCATTGTCCGTAG
- a CDS encoding ATP-binding protein — MNKYKSLIYEEREALKVFILLFYIIFFSYDVIYYFVYPAMNINEARVGWPEGGMGIGVYILVISLFPISIYLQKQGYVYFVKYLFLIGYMLIDLINNLMIYLHSDRIFENGNMVEIFLILFAPIFVNRKYFYFVSCSVIGKYVFFTLILQDVKVVIPLVLCIFFFIISHSLLRRFQSYVRTVVEMMNSMKETENLTVIGTMSTTIAHEIRNPLTALKGFTQIQKERNPEDTMSYEIMLQEIERINGFVSELMLLGKPKPTNYEWCNIREILLYVVQLMESYATQYKVEFHLQVDGNLPVINGDDKQLKQVLLNIIKNGIESMPEGGDIQIRAYEKAGENLCISVEDQGFGIENEEIEKIGKAFYTTKENGTGLGLMITYKIIEEHQGSIAIQSSMGVGTKVEIYLPAV; from the coding sequence ATGAACAAATACAAGAGCTTGATTTATGAAGAAAGAGAAGCTTTAAAAGTATTTATATTATTATTCTATATTATATTCTTTTCATATGACGTTATCTATTATTTCGTTTATCCCGCTATGAATATTAATGAAGCAAGGGTAGGATGGCCAGAAGGTGGTATGGGAATAGGTGTATATATATTAGTAATATCTTTATTTCCTATTTCAATATATCTTCAAAAACAAGGTTATGTATATTTTGTGAAATACTTATTTTTAATTGGGTACATGCTTATTGATCTTATTAATAACTTAATGATTTATTTACACAGTGATCGTATTTTTGAAAATGGAAATATGGTTGAAATATTTTTAATTCTATTTGCACCGATTTTCGTGAACAGAAAATATTTTTATTTCGTTTCCTGTAGTGTAATTGGAAAATATGTATTTTTTACTTTGATATTACAAGATGTAAAAGTTGTGATTCCGCTTGTATTATGTATATTCTTTTTCATCATTTCGCATTCTTTATTAAGGAGATTTCAATCTTATGTAAGGACAGTTGTTGAGATGATGAACAGTATGAAAGAGACAGAAAATTTAACGGTTATTGGGACTATGTCTACAACAATCGCTCATGAAATTCGAAATCCATTAACAGCTTTAAAAGGATTTACACAAATTCAAAAAGAAAGAAATCCTGAAGATACGATGAGCTATGAGATTATGCTGCAAGAAATTGAGAGAATTAATGGGTTTGTTAGTGAATTGATGTTATTAGGAAAACCGAAACCAACAAATTATGAATGGTGTAATATACGGGAAATTCTTTTATATGTTGTACAGTTAATGGAAAGCTATGCGACTCAATATAAAGTGGAATTTCATTTGCAAGTAGATGGAAATTTACCCGTTATAAATGGTGATGACAAGCAATTAAAACAAGTGTTGTTAAATATCATCAAAAATGGAATTGAATCGATGCCAGAAGGTGGAGATATTCAGATTCGCGCATATGAAAAAGCTGGAGAGAACTTGTGTATTTCTGTTGAAGATCAAGGTTTTGGGATAGAAAATGAGGAAATAGAAAAAATCGGAAAAGCTTTTTATACAACAAAAGAGAATGGTACAGGTCTTGGATTAATGATTACATATAAAATTATTGAGGAACATCAAGGGAGTATCGCGATTCAAAGTAGCATGGGCGTAGGAACGAAAGTGGAAATTTATTTACCAGCAGTGTAG
- a CDS encoding iron ABC transporter permease: MMQSILKKQRLIILALLILTITTIVIGMGLGSAALSYDRLIPTLMGQGSFKEEFVLYSLRLPRIVITLLAGMALALSGAVLQGITRNDLAEPGILGINAGAGVAVAFFFLYFPIDVGSFLYLLPVVGFIGAFLTAVLIYVFSYSKSTGLQPIRLTLTGIGFSFALSGIMIVLISSADRMKVDFIAKWIAGNIWGDDWTFVLAMLPWLIVLIPFVFYKANRLNILALNEPVAIGVGIEIEKERRYLLIAAVALAAAAVSVTGGISFIGLMAPHIAKSLVGPRHQIFMPIAVLIGGWLLLFADTIGRNIVEPNGIPAGIVVALIGAPYFMYLLLKKA; this comes from the coding sequence ATGATGCAATCTATTCTAAAGAAACAACGCCTTATCATACTTGCATTACTCATACTTACCATCACAACAATTGTAATTGGAATGGGACTCGGTTCTGCCGCTCTCTCCTATGACAGATTAATCCCAACACTTATGGGACAAGGTTCATTTAAAGAAGAATTCGTTTTATATTCTTTAAGGCTACCTAGAATCGTCATTACATTATTAGCTGGTATGGCACTCGCTTTATCAGGTGCTGTATTACAAGGTATTACCCGAAACGATTTAGCTGAACCTGGTATTCTCGGCATTAACGCTGGTGCTGGTGTTGCAGTTGCTTTTTTCTTTCTATACTTCCCGATAGACGTAGGTTCATTCCTTTACCTACTACCAGTCGTTGGATTTATCGGTGCGTTTCTAACAGCTGTTCTAATTTACGTATTTTCATATAGTAAATCCACCGGCCTTCAGCCAATACGATTAACATTAACCGGCATCGGTTTTTCATTTGCACTATCTGGAATAATGATTGTCCTTATTTCATCCGCCGATCGTATGAAAGTGGACTTTATCGCAAAATGGATTGCCGGAAACATTTGGGGAGATGACTGGACATTTGTTTTAGCAATGCTTCCTTGGCTAATCGTATTAATCCCATTTGTTTTCTATAAGGCAAATCGATTAAATATACTAGCATTAAACGAGCCAGTAGCAATCGGTGTTGGAATTGAAATTGAAAAAGAACGAAGATACTTATTAATCGCAGCCGTTGCACTTGCTGCCGCTGCTGTTTCTGTAACAGGTGGAATTAGCTTTATTGGACTAATGGCTCCTCATATCGCAAAATCTTTAGTAGGTCCAAGGCATCAAATCTTCATGCCAATCGCCGTTTTAATTGGTGGATGGCTATTACTATTTGCAGATACAATCGGACGAAATATCGTTGAACCTAACGGTATCCCAGCAGGTATTGTCGTTGCTTTAATTGGTGCTCCTTACTTTATGTATTTGTTATTGAAGAAGGCATAG
- a CDS encoding spore coat protein, whose amino-acid sequence MSLFHWDFLKELIGSYVRVNRGGPESQKGIIVSVCTDYFVLQNEKGEYHYYQLRHLKSITKNTKDGGIGDSVWSEEDSAEDFETLLQGFKYRWVKINRGGPEKIEGILQDVSSDYVTLIIKEEVVLIALSHIKSVNYNAPVSGESDESSDESSDEKSNENSNNSGRARAQRQSSRGR is encoded by the coding sequence GTGAGTTTATTTCATTGGGATTTTTTGAAAGAATTAATTGGATCTTATGTAAGAGTAAACAGAGGTGGACCGGAATCTCAAAAAGGAATAATAGTGTCAGTATGTACGGACTACTTCGTATTACAGAATGAAAAAGGAGAGTACCATTACTACCAGCTTCGCCATCTGAAAAGCATTACAAAAAATACGAAAGATGGTGGGATAGGTGATTCTGTATGGTCGGAAGAAGACAGTGCAGAAGACTTTGAAACGCTACTTCAAGGCTTCAAATACCGCTGGGTGAAAATTAATCGTGGTGGTCCAGAGAAAATTGAAGGTATTTTACAAGATGTTTCTAGCGATTATGTAACGTTAATTATAAAAGAAGAAGTTGTACTAATTGCACTATCTCATATTAAAAGTGTTAATTATAATGCACCAGTAAGTGGAGAGAGCGATGAGAGTAGTGATGAGAGTAGCGATGAGAAAAGTAATGAAAACAGTAATAATTCAGGTCGCGCTCGTGCACAAAGACAATCAAGTAGAGGAAGATAA
- a CDS encoding L-fuculose-phosphate aldolase, which translates to MLLQKEREEIVAYGKKMITSGLTKGTGGNISIFNREQGLVAISPSGLDYYETTPEDVVILNLDGEVIEGERKPSSELDMHLIYYRNREDINALVHTHSPYAKTIASLGWELPAVSYLIAFAGPNVRCAPYETFGTKQLAEAAFEGMIDRRAVLLANHGLMAGANNIKMAFTIAEEIEFCAQIYYQTKSVGEPKLLPEDEMENLAKKFEGYGQQ; encoded by the coding sequence ATGTTATTGCAAAAAGAAAGAGAAGAAATTGTAGCGTATGGAAAGAAAATGATCACAAGTGGCTTAACAAAGGGGACAGGGGGAAATATTAGTATTTTCAATCGTGAACAAGGCCTTGTTGCAATTAGCCCAAGTGGTCTAGATTATTATGAAACGACGCCTGAAGATGTAGTTATATTGAATTTAGATGGTGAAGTGATAGAAGGGGAGAGAAAACCATCAAGCGAGTTAGACATGCATCTTATTTATTATAGAAATCGTGAAGATATAAATGCGCTTGTGCATACACATTCTCCTTATGCAAAGACAATTGCATCGTTAGGATGGGAGCTTCCTGCTGTGTCATATTTAATTGCTTTTGCAGGTCCGAATGTTCGCTGTGCACCGTATGAAACATTTGGTACGAAGCAATTAGCAGAGGCTGCTTTTGAAGGAATGATTGATCGTCGTGCAGTCTTACTTGCGAACCATGGTTTAATGGCTGGTGCGAATAATATAAAAATGGCGTTTACTATTGCAGAAGAGATTGAGTTTTGTGCTCAAATTTATTATCAAACGAAAAGTGTCGGAGAACCGAAATTACTGCCAGAAGACGAGATGGAGAATTTGGCGAAGAAGTTTGAAGGGTATGGACAGCAGTAG
- a CDS encoding helix-turn-helix domain-containing protein — MNTLYITIEEAAEYLKLPKSYVEDLIQQKKIRALFDGEQYLINKEQFNTHLEQMEKYKQLVEEILNEPIPEDMDVKDED, encoded by the coding sequence ATGAACACATTGTATATAACGATAGAAGAGGCTGCGGAGTATTTGAAATTACCAAAATCGTATGTTGAAGACTTAATTCAGCAAAAGAAAATTCGTGCACTGTTTGATGGAGAGCAATATTTAATAAACAAGGAACAGTTTAATACACATTTAGAACAAATGGAGAAATATAAGCAGTTAGTGGAAGAAATATTAAACGAACCAATTCCAGAAGATATGGATGTTAAAGACGAAGATTAA
- the mtnA gene encoding S-methyl-5-thioribose-1-phosphate isomerase, translating into MTEQLIPIQWKDDALVLLDQTVLPNEVVYESFKTAEGVWDAIRVMKVRGAPAIGVSAAYGVYLGVKEVAESSAEEFIAEVKKVCAYLATSRPTAVNLFWALERMESVAEENAHLSIAQLKDRLLEEAKEIHREDEEINRQIGEHALTLFHDGIGLLTHCNAGALATTKYGTATAPMYLAKEKGWDLKIYSDETRPRLQGSTLTALELQRAGIDVTVITDNMAAMVMSQGKIDAVIVGCDRVAANGDVANKIGTLGVSILAKYYNIPFYVAAPTPTIDLKTLTGKEIPIEERDASEVINRFGQYSAPQESKVYNPAFDVTPYENVTAIITEKGIVKAPFTENLKKLF; encoded by the coding sequence ATGACAGAGCAATTAATACCAATTCAGTGGAAAGATGATGCTTTAGTGTTATTGGATCAAACGGTATTACCGAACGAAGTAGTCTATGAATCTTTTAAAACGGCTGAGGGTGTGTGGGATGCGATTCGAGTAATGAAAGTACGAGGAGCGCCGGCAATAGGTGTTTCAGCAGCCTACGGTGTGTATTTAGGAGTAAAGGAAGTTGCGGAAAGTTCGGCGGAAGAATTCATAGCGGAAGTAAAAAAGGTATGTGCATACTTAGCGACATCAAGACCGACGGCAGTAAACTTATTTTGGGCGCTTGAAAGAATGGAAAGTGTAGCGGAAGAGAATGCTCACTTATCAATTGCGCAATTGAAAGATAGATTATTAGAAGAAGCAAAAGAGATTCATAGAGAAGATGAAGAAATTAACCGTCAAATTGGAGAACATGCATTAACATTATTCCATGATGGCATAGGGTTATTAACGCATTGTAATGCAGGTGCGTTAGCAACGACTAAGTATGGTACTGCGACAGCTCCAATGTACTTAGCGAAAGAAAAAGGATGGGACTTAAAAATTTATTCCGATGAAACACGCCCTAGATTACAAGGTTCAACGTTAACAGCATTAGAGCTGCAGCGAGCGGGAATTGATGTAACGGTCATTACAGATAATATGGCGGCAATGGTCATGTCACAAGGGAAAATTGATGCAGTAATCGTTGGATGTGATCGTGTAGCAGCAAACGGGGATGTAGCAAATAAAATTGGAACATTAGGTGTTTCGATCTTAGCTAAATATTATAACATTCCATTTTATGTAGCAGCACCAACGCCGACAATTGATTTGAAAACACTGACAGGAAAAGAAATTCCAATTGAAGAAAGGGATGCTTCTGAAGTGATCAATCGTTTCGGACAATACTCTGCTCCGCAAGAAAGTAAAGTATACAATCCGGCATTTGATGTCACGCCATATGAAAATGTAACAGCGATTATTACGGAAAAAGGAATTGTGAAAGCACCGTTTACGGAGAATTTAAAAAAGCTATTTTAG